Proteins from a single region of Methanotorris igneus Kol 5:
- the alaS gene encoding alanine--tRNA ligase — translation MEVKHDYKVKLFEDLGFVRKKCKKCGQYFWTLDEERETCGDSPCDVYTFIGNPITKKKYTYNEMVKEFLNFFAENGHTPIKRYPVTARRWRDDILLTIASIAVFQPWVTKGIVEPVANPLVIAQPCIRLNDIDNVGRTGRHMTCFTMGGHHAFNKKDDFKYWTDETVELCFNFMKKLGIDEKSLTFIESWWEGGGNAGPCYEVITHGVELATLVFMQYEKVGDAYKEIPLKIVDTGYGIERFVWASQGTPTAYDAVFGDIVEKLKKNAGIENIDDRILAKITEVAGLMDIEDVGDLKILRKRVADKIGMDVEELDKLISPLENIYAIADHTRCLAFMFGDGIVPSNVKDGYLARLVLRKTLRYMEKAGLTLSLKDIIQMQLGNLKDLYPELLEMEDYIMEIVEVEEKKYIQTLNRGRGIVERLVKSKNEIGLDDLIELYDSHGLPPEVVEDIAKEIGQKTKKEVKINIPDNFYTIVAERHEQKKEETKDKKEDLPDVDVPETELLFYKNPKQKEFEAKILKIVDNYVILDKTLFYPEGGGQRYDTGFINDKEVIEVQKKNNIVYHKLKDVGGLKEGDVVKGVINWEDRERLMRNHTATHIINAACQKVLGKHVWQAGSNVEVDKARLDITHYERISREQLKEIERIANEIVLKGIPIKSTFMNRNDAEQKYGFRIYQGGVVPGNVLRIVEIEGVDIEACGGTHCENTSEVGFIKILRTERIQDGVERLEYTSGINSVEEIQKMEDTLIEASGILGVPPEQLPKAVKRFFDEWKEQRKTIEELQKKIGELKKYELMNKFEEVGKYKVLVEKVEGDPKEMLNIADNLVKEGSIVVLLNDNGNILCKRGENVDISMVELIRHVAKGGGREHLAQGKYSGEFETIKEKVVEFVKSKQ, via the coding sequence ATGGAGGTAAAGCACGATTACAAAGTTAAACTTTTTGAAGATTTAGGATTTGTAAGAAAAAAATGTAAGAAATGTGGACAATACTTCTGGACTTTGGATGAAGAGAGGGAAACATGTGGAGACAGCCCATGTGATGTCTATACATTTATTGGCAATCCAATAACAAAGAAAAAATACACATACAATGAGATGGTTAAGGAATTTTTGAATTTCTTTGCAGAAAATGGGCATACGCCAATAAAGAGATACCCAGTTACAGCAAGAAGGTGGAGGGACGATATACTTTTAACCATTGCTTCAATTGCTGTCTTCCAACCATGGGTAACAAAGGGAATTGTTGAGCCAGTGGCAAACCCATTGGTAATTGCCCAGCCATGTATTAGGTTAAATGATATTGATAATGTTGGGAGAACTGGAAGGCACATGACATGCTTTACAATGGGAGGGCACCACGCATTTAACAAGAAAGATGATTTCAAATACTGGACAGATGAGACCGTTGAGTTATGCTTTAACTTCATGAAAAAACTTGGTATTGATGAAAAATCATTGACATTTATTGAAAGTTGGTGGGAGGGAGGAGGAAACGCAGGGCCATGTTATGAGGTTATTACACACGGTGTTGAACTTGCCACACTTGTCTTTATGCAGTATGAGAAAGTTGGCGATGCATATAAGGAAATTCCATTAAAGATTGTCGATACTGGTTATGGAATTGAGAGGTTTGTTTGGGCTTCACAGGGAACACCAACTGCTTATGATGCTGTATTTGGGGATATTGTTGAGAAATTGAAGAAAAATGCTGGAATTGAAAACATAGACGATAGAATATTGGCAAAGATTACAGAAGTTGCTGGATTGATGGATATTGAGGATGTTGGGGACTTGAAGATTTTGAGGAAGAGGGTTGCTGATAAGATTGGAATGGATGTTGAGGAACTTGATAAATTGATAAGTCCATTAGAAAACATCTACGCAATAGCAGACCACACAAGATGCTTAGCATTTATGTTTGGGGATGGAATCGTTCCTTCAAATGTTAAAGATGGATATTTGGCAAGGTTGGTTTTAAGGAAAACGTTGAGATACATGGAAAAGGCAGGATTAACTTTATCATTAAAAGATATCATCCAAATGCAATTGGGAAACTTAAAAGACCTTTATCCAGAGCTTTTGGAGATGGAAGATTATATTATGGAAATTGTTGAGGTTGAAGAGAAAAAATACATACAAACACTTAACAGGGGGAGAGGAATTGTTGAGAGATTAGTTAAATCTAAGAATGAGATTGGTTTAGATGATTTAATTGAACTCTATGACAGCCATGGATTACCACCAGAGGTTGTAGAGGATATTGCAAAAGAAATTGGGCAAAAAACAAAGAAAGAGGTAAAAATAAACATCCCAGACAATTTCTACACAATAGTTGCAGAGAGACATGAACAGAAAAAAGAAGAGACAAAGGACAAGAAAGAGGACTTACCAGATGTGGATGTTCCAGAGACAGAGTTATTATTCTACAAAAATCCAAAACAGAAGGAGTTTGAGGCAAAGATATTGAAAATTGTTGATAATTATGTGATTTTAGATAAAACACTCTTCTATCCAGAAGGTGGTGGGCAAAGGTACGATACTGGATTTATAAATGATAAGGAGGTTATTGAGGTTCAAAAGAAAAACAACATTGTTTACCACAAACTTAAAGATGTCGGTGGCTTAAAAGAAGGGGATGTTGTAAAAGGTGTCATTAACTGGGAAGATAGAGAAAGGTTGATGAGGAATCACACAGCAACACACATAATTAACGCAGCATGTCAAAAAGTTTTGGGTAAACACGTTTGGCAGGCAGGTTCAAATGTTGAGGTTGATAAGGCAAGGTTAGATATTACACATTATGAAAGAATTAGCAGAGAGCAGTTAAAGGAAATCGAAAGAATTGCAAATGAAATTGTTTTAAAAGGCATCCCAATAAAATCAACATTCATGAATAGGAATGATGCAGAGCAAAAATATGGATTTAGAATTTACCAAGGGGGAGTTGTCCCAGGAAATGTTTTGAGAATCGTTGAGATTGAAGGTGTTGATATTGAGGCGTGTGGTGGAACGCATTGCGAGAACACATCAGAAGTTGGATTTATAAAGATTTTGAGGACTGAAAGAATTCAAGATGGTGTTGAAAGGCTTGAATACACAAGTGGAATAAATTCAGTTGAGGAAATCCAAAAAATGGAAGATACATTAATAGAAGCAAGTGGAATCTTAGGAGTTCCACCAGAGCAGCTGCCAAAGGCGGTTAAGAGGTTCTTTGATGAGTGGAAAGAACAAAGAAAGACTATCGAAGAACTGCAGAAGAAAATTGGAGAACTTAAAAAATACGAGTTAATGAACAAGTTTGAAGAAGTTGGAAAATACAAAGTTTTAGTTGAGAAAGTTGAAGGTGATCCAAAAGAGATGTTGAATATTGCTGATAATTTGGTAAAAGAAGGCTCTATTGTGGTCTTGCTGAACGATAATGGAAATATTTTATGTAAGAGAGGAGAAAATGTTGATATAAGTATGGTTGAATTGATTAGGCATGTTGCAAAAGGTGGAGGAAGAGAACACTTAGCACAAGGAAAATATAGTGGTGAGTTTGAGACAATTAAGGAAAAAGTTGTTGAGTTCGTTAAAAGCAAGCAATAA
- a CDS encoding NfeD family protein, whose amino-acid sequence MEIGYAFILAGLFMIALETIIPGLYFPAWGIAILIYGVFLIIAPNFALPSAIIAGVVTLYIIHKAVYKKGMDVKIGAEKYIGMEGIMLKDVDEHHYGFVLIDGEKWQAKAKEPIKKGEKVVVVGIEGVSLIVKKKEN is encoded by the coding sequence ATGGAGATAGGATATGCTTTTATTTTAGCGGGATTATTCATGATTGCCTTAGAAACCATTATTCCTGGGTTGTATTTTCCGGCTTGGGGAATTGCAATACTAATCTATGGAGTTTTTTTAATAATTGCCCCAAATTTTGCCTTACCATCTGCAATAATTGCAGGAGTTGTGACACTCTATATAATTCACAAAGCAGTTTATAAGAAAGGCATGGATGTGAAAATAGGGGCTGAAAAATACATTGGCATGGAGGGAATTATGCTTAAGGATGTTGATGAACACCATTATGGGTTTGTTTTGATAGATGGGGAGAAATGGCAAGCTAAGGCAAAAGAACCAATAAAAAAAGGAGAAAAAGTTGTTGTTGTTGGTATAGAGGGGGTTTCCCTCATAGTTAAGAAAAAAGAAAATTAA
- a CDS encoding SPFH domain-containing protein — MWFWILLGLITLFIITKAVVIVKQYEGGLIFRLGKVIGMLRPGVNLIIPFFDVPIKVDLRTKVVDIPPQEMITKDNAAVRIDAVIYYRVVDVNRAILEVQNYEFAIINLTQTTLRAIIGNMELDEVLNKREHINSILLEILDKETDVWGVKVEKVELREIEPPQDIKDAMTQQMKAERLKRAAILEAEGEKRSRILKAEGIAESYRIEAEGQAKAIKIVAEAAQQYFKDEAQLYKALEVASIVLKDNAKYVISENIMDIAKNFIKKETKQ, encoded by the coding sequence GTGTGGTTTTGGATTCTATTAGGTTTAATTACTCTATTTATTATTACAAAGGCAGTTGTTATTGTTAAGCAGTATGAAGGGGGGCTTATATTCAGGCTTGGTAAAGTTATAGGAATGTTGAGGCCTGGAGTAAATTTAATAATCCCATTCTTTGATGTACCTATAAAGGTGGATTTAAGGACAAAAGTTGTTGATATTCCACCACAAGAGATGATAACAAAAGATAACGCTGCTGTTAGGATAGATGCGGTTATTTATTATAGGGTTGTGGATGTTAATAGGGCAATTTTGGAGGTTCAGAATTACGAATTTGCAATAATAAACCTTACTCAAACAACATTGAGGGCAATAATTGGTAATATGGAGTTGGATGAGGTCTTGAATAAGAGAGAACACATAAATTCAATATTGTTGGAGATATTAGATAAGGAAACTGACGTCTGGGGGGTTAAGGTAGAGAAAGTTGAACTTAGGGAGATTGAGCCACCACAAGATATAAAAGATGCGATGACCCAGCAGATGAAGGCGGAGAGGTTGAAGAGAGCAGCAATCTTAGAGGCAGAGGGAGAGAAACGAAGTAGAATCTTAAAAGCAGAAGGTATTGCAGAGAGTTATAGGATTGAGGCAGAAGGGCAGGCAAAGGCAATTAAAATTGTTGCTGAAGCAGCGCAGCAATACTTTAAGGATGAAGCACAATTATACAAAGCATTGGAAGTTGCTTCAATTGTGTTAAAAGACAATGCAAAATATGTGATATCTGAGAACATTATGGATATAGCAAAGAATTTCATCAAAAAAGAAACTAAGCAATAA
- a CDS encoding OB-fold nucleic acid binding domain-containing protein — MNDKHVIAFCLIFAVLGLISLNFYTLEPKDVKICEIKDGDYVKITGYIQKLIVKRDEYRHILEVKSLTISDGTGHLNVVAFGKVREELTNYIKDYQPCSIKEEDKVQVIGKISTYNGRYQLILEDIDNFKLIEKLNFEKDIYLSPIPTHIYASKYGKTYHTSEDCPYGKKIKKDNRIYFYSEEDAEELGYKKCKWCSKNANK; from the coding sequence ATGAATGATAAGCACGTTATAGCATTTTGTTTAATATTTGCAGTATTGGGTTTAATATCCCTAAATTTTTATACCTTAGAGCCAAAAGACGTCAAAATTTGTGAGATAAAGGATGGGGACTATGTAAAAATAACTGGTTATATTCAAAAATTGATAGTCAAGAGAGACGAATATCGACATATATTGGAAGTTAAATCTTTAACTATAAGTGATGGCACGGGACATTTAAATGTTGTTGCATTTGGAAAAGTAAGAGAAGAACTAACAAATTACATAAAGGATTATCAGCCATGTTCCATAAAAGAGGAGGATAAAGTTCAAGTGATTGGGAAAATATCAACATACAATGGGAGATACCAACTAATTTTAGAGGATATAGATAACTTCAAGTTAATTGAAAAGTTAAATTTTGAGAAGGATATTTATCTCTCTCCAATTCCAACGCATATATATGCCTCAAAATATGGGAAAACATACCACACATCAGAAGATTGTCCTTATGGTAAGAAAATAAAGAAAGATAATAGAATTTACTTCTATTCTGAGGAAGATGCAGAAGAATTAGGTTATAAAAAATGCAAATGGTGTTCAAAGAATGCCAATAAATAA
- a CDS encoding tripartite tricarboxylate transporter permease: MNNLFFLFLGIICGTFTGLFPGVHPNNIVALSFLFIPYFESGYVFFLIGMVVAHYFINYVPTVFLGVPDDETATAVFPMHRLTLRGLGYEAVFLSGFGAFLGIVSSIFVIFVISFLNLDFYRFYSFLKSYLPFILALVLFIIVIFSRSYWALVITLLSGIFGVITLYKNPSFNCTLTAIFTGMFGIPILINNLKTARIPHQIITFPDFKLSFLKSAFFGSVGGFLRIFLPGVGGAQVNYFLSKLIRETDIRNFIVSQGSITLANEVFSIFALFLIGTGRSGVAKAIKNLNIDVDLFQLIPSIIIASSISFVVLLYLSKFILLKMQKINFKKISIFFIFFCTFVVVISSINNHLFYHLTIYLTAISIGILCLKTKTPFSYMMSVLIFPTILYFLSS; this comes from the coding sequence ATAAATAATTTGTTCTTTCTCTTTTTGGGCATCATTTGCGGAACATTTACTGGATTATTCCCTGGCGTGCATCCAAACAATATTGTGGCATTATCTTTCCTATTTATTCCTTATTTCGAGAGTGGTTATGTGTTCTTTTTAATTGGCATGGTTGTTGCCCACTATTTTATAAATTACGTTCCAACGGTGTTCTTAGGAGTACCTGATGATGAAACAGCAACTGCCGTCTTTCCAATGCATAGATTAACTTTGAGGGGTTTAGGTTATGAGGCGGTGTTTTTATCAGGTTTTGGGGCATTTTTAGGTATAGTATCTTCAATTTTTGTGATTTTTGTTATATCATTTTTAAATTTGGATTTTTATCGGTTTTATAGTTTTTTAAAGTCATATCTTCCATTTATTTTGGCGTTAGTTTTGTTTATTATTGTTATATTTTCAAGGAGTTATTGGGCGTTGGTTATAACGCTATTATCTGGGATTTTTGGAGTTATCACGCTATATAAAAATCCATCCTTCAACTGCACATTAACTGCAATATTTACAGGCATGTTTGGTATTCCAATATTGATAAACAACCTTAAAACAGCAAGGATACCACACCAAATTATAACATTTCCAGATTTTAAGTTGAGTTTTTTAAAATCAGCATTCTTTGGCTCTGTTGGGGGATTTTTAAGAATATTTTTACCCGGCGTTGGAGGAGCACAGGTGAACTATTTTTTGAGTAAATTGATAAGAGAAACCGATATAAGGAATTTTATTGTTTCACAAGGCTCTATAACATTAGCTAATGAAGTATTTTCAATCTTTGCATTATTTTTAATTGGGACTGGTAGAAGTGGCGTGGCAAAGGCGATAAAAAATTTAAACATTGATGTTGATCTATTCCAATTAATACCGTCTATAATTATTGCATCATCGATTTCATTTGTTGTTTTGTTGTATTTATCAAAATTTATCCTTTTAAAAATGCAGAAGATAAATTTCAAAAAGATTTCAATATTTTTTATTTTTTTCTGCACTTTTGTAGTTGTTATTTCATCCATCAACAACCATCTATTTTATCATTTGACTATTTATTTGACAGCAATCTCAATCGGCATTTTATGTTTAAAAACAAAAACTCCATTTTCCTACATGATGAGCGTTTTAATATTCCCAACTATACTTTATTTTTTGTCTTCATAA
- a CDS encoding IS701 family transposase, with the protein MLKKMGSIVYMLFILLSEVNSCVELSKTLRIFGINISHDTINRILWDEGISPQERLFSYVRDFIIPDYNIIVIDDFVIDKIYSKSTEFTYYCWSNLHKRVVKGIHIVDCIVTNGKNIIPIDFRVYDKQRDGKTKNDLCREIISSLVEKGLNIRYICFDSWYSSKENLKLIDKFGLFYLCRIKRNRKIKLSKNGEWISIKELGEIPKSGLIVYLRKVGYVKLFCLSKNGKAVYYITNNLFMDFEEFQEVRNASWRIEEFHRGVKQCCNIGNFFVRKRLPVLGHISLAMRAFFILERIRIDKKITWYEFRRELNRIAVGNAIISLCKEAGLLLI; encoded by the coding sequence ATGCTAAAAAAGATGGGGTCTATCGTTTACATGCTTTTTATATTACTTTCAGAGGTTAATTCGTGTGTAGAGCTATCAAAAACGTTGCGTATTTTCGGAATAAACATATCCCACGATACTATAAATCGAATTCTTTGGGATGAAGGAATTTCTCCTCAAGAGAGACTATTTAGCTATGTTAGAGATTTTATCATTCCCGACTATAACATTATCGTTATAGACGACTTTGTTATAGACAAAATTTACTCCAAATCAACAGAGTTTACCTATTATTGTTGGAGTAACCTACACAAACGAGTAGTTAAAGGCATACATATCGTTGATTGCATTGTTACAAATGGAAAAAACATCATTCCAATCGATTTTAGAGTCTATGATAAACAAAGAGATGGAAAGACAAAGAACGATTTATGCAGAGAAATAATATCATCTTTGGTGGAGAAAGGCTTAAATATTCGATATATCTGCTTTGATAGTTGGTATTCAAGCAAAGAAAACTTAAAACTCATAGATAAGTTCGGTTTATTTTACCTCTGCAGGATTAAAAGAAATAGGAAGATAAAACTCTCCAAAAACGGAGAGTGGATTTCGATTAAAGAACTTGGAGAAATTCCTAAGAGCGGCTTAATCGTTTATCTAAGGAAAGTGGGCTATGTCAAACTCTTCTGCCTTTCCAAAAACGGAAAGGCAGTATATTATATAACGAATAACCTATTTATGGATTTCGAAGAATTCCAAGAGGTCAGAAACGCCTCTTGGAGAATCGAAGAATTCCACAGAGGGGTTAAACAGTGCTGCAATATCGGAAATTTCTTCGTTAGAAAGAGACTTCCAGTATTAGGACACATCTCGTTAGCCATGAGAGCTTTTTTTATTTTAGAGAGGATTAGAATTGATAAAAAGATTACTTGGTATGAGTTTAGAAGAGAACTAAACCGAATAGCCGTTGGGAATGCTATAATCTCTTTATGTAAAGAAGCTGGTTTATTGTTAATCTAA
- the gatE gene encoding Glu-tRNA(Gln) amidotransferase subunit GatE has translation MEIDYNKIGLKVGLEIHQQLNTKRKLFCHCPTVIRDDEPDGEIVRVLRPSQSEMGEVDRAALLEAKKGKKFIYQYYKDTTCLVELDEEPPHLPSEEAIEVALEVALMMNMKVVDEVHTMRKIVIDGSNTSGFQRTMFIAKDGYIDTEFGKVRITSLCLEEDAARKIEDRGDCVVYNLDRLGIPLVEISTEPDITSPKMGREAAKRIGEILRATGKVKRGLGTIRQDINISIKDGARIEVKGVQNLDLIEKVIENEVIRQINLLKIRDELKERNAEVVDEVFDVTEIFKDTKSKVIRNALKKKNGKVKAVLLKGFAGLVGREIQPGRRLGTEFSDRAKVIAGVGGIFHTDELPKYGISEEEVKKLREFVNAGENDAVIIVADEEEKVDKALEAVKERAREALIGVPEETRKALEDGNTSYLRPLPGAARMYPETDIPPIKISKELIEKIKNNLPEMPEEKAERFMKEYGLNEELAKQMVLSYYVDLFEKLCEEFKSIKPTLIATTLEGTLKEIRREGYDISKITEEHLRETFKALSEGKMSKEAIIEVLKGFCEFPDKNIDEILEMKGLKSLSKEEVEEIIENIIKENIEVVKSKGMGAVGMLMGRCMAVLRGKADGKLVNTILREKLSEYL, from the coding sequence ATGGAGATTGATTACAACAAAATAGGGTTAAAGGTTGGTTTAGAAATCCACCAGCAATTAAACACAAAGAGAAAACTCTTCTGCCACTGTCCAACAGTTATTAGAGATGATGAGCCAGATGGGGAAATAGTGAGAGTTTTAAGACCTTCTCAAAGTGAGATGGGAGAAGTTGATAGGGCAGCATTGTTGGAGGCAAAGAAGGGAAAAAAATTCATTTATCAATACTACAAAGACACAACTTGCTTAGTTGAGTTAGATGAGGAACCTCCTCATCTACCATCAGAGGAGGCAATAGAGGTTGCGTTAGAGGTTGCTTTAATGATGAATATGAAAGTTGTTGATGAAGTCCATACAATGAGGAAGATTGTTATTGATGGTTCTAACACATCAGGTTTCCAAAGGACAATGTTCATAGCAAAGGACGGATATATCGATACGGAATTTGGAAAAGTAAGAATAACAAGTTTATGTTTAGAGGAGGATGCAGCAAGAAAGATTGAAGATAGAGGAGATTGTGTCGTCTATAACTTAGATAGATTGGGGATTCCATTAGTAGAGATTTCAACTGAACCAGATATCACTTCCCCAAAAATGGGTAGAGAGGCAGCAAAAAGAATTGGGGAAATTTTAAGGGCAACAGGAAAAGTTAAGAGAGGATTAGGAACAATTAGGCAAGATATTAACATATCAATAAAAGATGGGGCAAGAATTGAGGTTAAAGGTGTCCAAAACTTAGATTTAATTGAAAAAGTTATAGAGAACGAAGTAATTAGGCAAATTAATCTATTAAAGATAAGGGATGAATTAAAAGAGAGAAATGCTGAGGTTGTTGATGAAGTATTTGATGTAACAGAGATATTTAAAGATACAAAATCAAAAGTTATAAGAAATGCTTTAAAAAAGAAGAACGGTAAGGTTAAGGCAGTTTTATTGAAGGGCTTTGCTGGTTTAGTAGGTAGAGAAATTCAACCAGGAAGAAGGTTAGGGACAGAGTTCTCAGATAGGGCAAAGGTTATTGCGGGGGTTGGAGGGATTTTCCACACCGATGAACTTCCAAAATATGGTATTAGTGAGGAAGAAGTTAAAAAATTGAGAGAATTTGTTAATGCAGGAGAAAATGATGCTGTAATAATTGTTGCAGATGAAGAGGAAAAAGTAGATAAGGCATTGGAGGCTGTAAAAGAGAGGGCAAGGGAAGCACTCATTGGAGTTCCAGAGGAGACAAGGAAGGCTTTGGAAGATGGAAACACTTCCTACTTAAGACCATTGCCAGGAGCAGCAAGGATGTATCCTGAAACTGATATTCCACCAATAAAAATAAGTAAAGAGTTGATTGAGAAAATTAAGAATAACCTTCCAGAGATGCCAGAGGAAAAAGCAGAGAGGTTCATGAAAGAATATGGCTTAAATGAAGAGTTAGCAAAGCAGATGGTTCTCTCATACTATGTAGATTTATTTGAGAAACTTTGTGAGGAGTTCAAGTCCATAAAACCAACATTAATAGCAACAACATTAGAGGGAACATTAAAAGAAATTAGAAGAGAGGGCTATGACATATCAAAAATTACTGAAGAACATTTAAGAGAGACATTTAAAGCATTATCAGAAGGAAAAATGTCAAAAGAAGCAATTATTGAAGTTCTCAAAGGATTCTGTGAGTTCCCAGATAAGAACATAGATGAGATTTTAGAGATGAAGGGATTAAAATCATTATCAAAAGAAGAAGTCGAAGAGATTATTGAAAACATTATAAAAGAGAACATTGAAGTTGTTAAAAGTAAGGGAATGGGAGCAGTGGGTATGTTAATGGGAAGATGTATGGCAGTTTTGAGGGGTAAAGCAGATGGTAAATTGGTCAATACCATATTAAGAGAGAAATTATCAGAGTATCTCTAA
- the gatD gene encoding Glu-tRNA(Gln) amidotransferase subunit GatD: MEVGDVVKICTKDTEYVGVVLPSIDENTVVIKMKNGYNVGILKENIEKIEIIEKGKKPEYKLPPLGIKKNPNLKNIAILSTGGTVASRVDYKTGAVHPAFTADDLIRAVPELLDIANIEGKAIMNILSENMLPSYWKKIAEAIKEEIENGADGIVITHGTDTMHYTASALSFMVDADVPIILVGAQRSSDRPSSDAALNLISGVLAATEPIKGVYVVMHGESGDTFCYLHEGVKVRKSHSSRRDAFKSINTIPVAKINPFTKEIEYLREPKKSEGTKKVKINTNLEEKVALVKIYPGISSDILKFYVDNGYKGIVLEGTGLGHAPETIFDGIKYAVDNGVVVVMTTQTIHGRVNMNVYSNGRKLQKLGVIGCEDMLPEVALVKLMYLLGNYNVEEVKKLINKNLVGEIEYRSRFDCY; encoded by the coding sequence ATGGAAGTTGGAGATGTCGTAAAAATTTGCACAAAAGATACTGAATATGTTGGAGTAGTTCTCCCTTCAATAGACGAAAACACAGTAGTCATAAAAATGAAGAATGGCTATAATGTAGGAATTTTAAAAGAGAATATTGAGAAAATCGAAATTATTGAAAAGGGTAAAAAACCAGAATACAAGCTGCCTCCATTAGGCATCAAAAAGAACCCAAATCTAAAAAATATCGCTATTCTCTCAACTGGAGGAACAGTTGCTTCAAGAGTAGATTATAAAACTGGAGCAGTTCACCCTGCATTTACAGCAGATGATTTAATAAGGGCAGTTCCAGAACTTTTGGATATAGCAAACATTGAAGGAAAGGCAATAATGAACATTCTAAGCGAGAATATGCTTCCATCATATTGGAAGAAAATTGCTGAGGCAATTAAGGAAGAGATTGAAAATGGGGCGGATGGAATTGTTATAACTCACGGAACAGATACGATGCACTATACAGCGAGTGCTTTATCCTTTATGGTAGATGCTGATGTGCCAATAATTTTGGTTGGAGCGCAGAGAAGTAGCGATAGACCTTCCTCAGATGCAGCATTGAATTTAATTAGTGGAGTTTTGGCGGCAACTGAGCCAATTAAGGGTGTTTATGTTGTTATGCATGGGGAGAGTGGAGATACATTCTGCTATTTGCATGAAGGAGTTAAAGTTAGGAAATCCCATTCATCAAGAAGAGATGCATTTAAATCAATAAACACCATTCCTGTTGCAAAGATAAATCCATTTACAAAGGAGATAGAATATTTAAGAGAACCAAAAAAAAGTGAAGGAACTAAAAAAGTGAAAATAAATACCAACTTAGAAGAAAAAGTAGCATTAGTTAAGATTTATCCAGGAATTAGTTCAGATATTTTAAAGTTTTATGTTGACAATGGATATAAAGGAATTGTTTTAGAAGGAACTGGTTTAGGTCATGCACCGGAAACAATCTTTGATGGCATAAAATATGCAGTAGATAATGGTGTTGTAGTTGTAATGACAACCCAAACAATACACGGAAGAGTAAACATGAATGTATATTCAAATGGAAGAAAACTGCAAAAGTTAGGAGTTATTGGATGTGAAGATATGCTACCAGAAGTTGCATTGGTTAAGTTAATGTATCTTTTAGGAAATTATAATGTAGAAGAAGTTAAAAAATTAATCAACAAAAATTTAGTTGGGGAAATTGAGTATAGAAGTAGATTTGACTGCTATTAA
- a CDS encoding 4-phosphopantoate--beta-alanine ligase, whose translation MDIPKSHPRYESLLKREKIVEALDKGILAKAGLIAHGRGETFDYLIGEKTTDIALESIKAAAALLVLAENPVISVNGNTVALAKEDVVKLAKELNGKIEVNLFYRTREREEKIKKEFEKEIENGEIRLLGVDDANKQIPNLDSLRGKVSEEGIYTADVVLVPLEDGDRTEALIMMGKKVISIDLNPLSRTARKSTITIVDELTRCLPLLIKYVREYKNKSRDELEDIVNNYNNKENLKRMLNYIADRLKSLEID comes from the coding sequence ATGGATATTCCAAAATCACATCCAAGGTATGAATCACTATTAAAAAGAGAGAAAATCGTAGAAGCATTAGATAAAGGCATATTAGCAAAAGCTGGATTAATAGCACATGGGAGAGGAGAGACCTTCGACTATCTAATCGGAGAAAAAACAACAGATATTGCACTTGAATCAATAAAAGCAGCTGCTGCTTTGCTGGTTTTGGCAGAAAATCCAGTTATATCAGTAAATGGAAACACGGTTGCATTAGCTAAGGAAGATGTTGTAAAACTTGCAAAAGAACTAAATGGAAAAATTGAGGTGAATTTGTTTTATAGAACAAGAGAAAGGGAAGAGAAAATAAAGAAAGAGTTTGAAAAAGAGATAGAAAATGGAGAGATAAGATTATTAGGAGTGGATGATGCAAACAAACAAATTCCAAATTTGGATAGTTTAAGGGGAAAGGTCTCAGAAGAGGGAATTTATACTGCAGATGTGGTTTTAGTTCCTTTAGAAGATGGAGATAGGACAGAAGCATTGATAATGATGGGAAAAAAGGTAATTTCCATTGATTTAAACCCACTATCAAGAACTGCAAGGAAATCAACAATAACTATTGTGGATGAATTAACGAGATGCCTACCATTGCTCATAAAGTATGTTAGAGAATATAAAAATAAAAGTAGAGATGAATTGGAAGACATCGTAAATAATTACAACAACAAAGAAAATTTAAAAAGAATGCTCAACTATATAGCAGATAGGTTAAAAAGTTTAGAGATTGATTAA